Proteins found in one Magnolia sinica isolate HGM2019 chromosome 5, MsV1, whole genome shotgun sequence genomic segment:
- the LOC131245262 gene encoding uncharacterized protein LOC131245262 isoform X1: MHESRTRSPFQSPTSVVSCTRASGAAPLTNPSAKEMGFHVFALCILSLWFRPLHPIKGSAETIRRTTAFLISVPILSSTVLALSDHQSFCRDPTDNVICQLEEMKQKVSRLESILEVNMKSLNAKDVYLEEKEKLIEEMTHKIHFLQNAMVDIKKSLGDSSYYEERVRLLEDEVRLLWAESRKNNFNIHVLDANARDAEEKLEELTSQVEKMGSIVTEQWIQIQQLEQALQITEIRKTESTRCIFLKALHYLKRIMSAAQKSHHQLQGTVKQVMERNEFTAAFVNKEVVFFMASALITFPAMGAWIFYSSYLS; this comes from the exons ATGCATGAATCCCGTACCCGATCGCCCTTCCAGAGTCCTACTTCAGTCGTTAGTTGCACTCGAGCTTCAGGTGCTGCTCCTCTCACGAATCCCAGCGCAAAGGAAATGGGATTCCACGTCTTCGCTCTCTGTATTCTCTCTCTATGGTTTCGACCTCTCCACCCCATCAAAGGATCTGCTGAAACAATCAGACGGACCACCGCATTTCTCATCTCCGTCCCCATCTTATCCTCAACCGTCCTCGCTCTCTCCGATCACCAATCCTTCTGCAGAGATCCAACGGACAACGTTATCTGCCAACTGGAGGAGATGAAGCAGAAGGTCTCACGATTAG AGTCCATCCTGGAGGTAAATATGAAAAGCTTAAATGCTAAAGATGTGTAtcttgaagaaaaggagaagctAATTGAGGAGATGACACATAAAATCCACTTTCTGCAAAATGCCATGGTTGATATTAAG aaATCGCTCGGTGACTCCTCATATTATGAAGAAAGGGTTCGTCTGCTAGAAGATGAG GTGCGTCTTCTTTGGGCTGAATCAAGAAAGAACAACTTCAATATTCATGTTTTAGACGCTAATGCACGTGATGCTGAGGAGAAATTAGAGGAATTAACTTCTCAAGTTGAAAAG ATGGGGAGTATTGTTACAGAACAGTGGATTCAGATTCAGCAACTGGAGCAAGCACTTCAAATAACAGAA ATTAGAAAAACAGAGTCTACCAGATGTATATTCCTGAAG GCTTTGCATTACTTGAAACGAATCATGTCAGCAGCGCAAAAAAGCCATCATCAG CTACAAGGTACAGTCAAACAGGTGATGGAAAGGAACGAATTTACTGCAGCTTTTGTCAACAAGGAGGTGGTATTTTTCATG gCATCAGCTCTAATTACCTTCCCAGCAATGGGCGCTTGGATTTTTTACTCATCATACTTGAGCTAG
- the LOC131245262 gene encoding uncharacterized protein LOC131245262 isoform X2: MHESRTRSPFQSPTSVVSCTRASGAAPLTNPSAKEMGFHVFALCILSLWFRPLHPIKGSAETIRRTTAFLISVPILSSTVLALSDHQSFCRDPTDNVICQLEEMKQKVSRLESILEVNMKSLNAKDVYLEEKEKLIEEMTHKIHFLQNAMVDIKKSLGDSSYYEERVRLLEDEVRLLWAESRKNNFNIHVLDANARDAEEKLEELTSQVEKMGSIVTEQWIQIQQLEQALQITEIRKTESTRCIFLKLQGTVKQVMERNEFTAAFVNKEVVFFMASALITFPAMGAWIFYSSYLS, encoded by the exons ATGCATGAATCCCGTACCCGATCGCCCTTCCAGAGTCCTACTTCAGTCGTTAGTTGCACTCGAGCTTCAGGTGCTGCTCCTCTCACGAATCCCAGCGCAAAGGAAATGGGATTCCACGTCTTCGCTCTCTGTATTCTCTCTCTATGGTTTCGACCTCTCCACCCCATCAAAGGATCTGCTGAAACAATCAGACGGACCACCGCATTTCTCATCTCCGTCCCCATCTTATCCTCAACCGTCCTCGCTCTCTCCGATCACCAATCCTTCTGCAGAGATCCAACGGACAACGTTATCTGCCAACTGGAGGAGATGAAGCAGAAGGTCTCACGATTAG AGTCCATCCTGGAGGTAAATATGAAAAGCTTAAATGCTAAAGATGTGTAtcttgaagaaaaggagaagctAATTGAGGAGATGACACATAAAATCCACTTTCTGCAAAATGCCATGGTTGATATTAAG aaATCGCTCGGTGACTCCTCATATTATGAAGAAAGGGTTCGTCTGCTAGAAGATGAG GTGCGTCTTCTTTGGGCTGAATCAAGAAAGAACAACTTCAATATTCATGTTTTAGACGCTAATGCACGTGATGCTGAGGAGAAATTAGAGGAATTAACTTCTCAAGTTGAAAAG ATGGGGAGTATTGTTACAGAACAGTGGATTCAGATTCAGCAACTGGAGCAAGCACTTCAAATAACAGAA ATTAGAAAAACAGAGTCTACCAGATGTATATTCCTGAAG CTACAAGGTACAGTCAAACAGGTGATGGAAAGGAACGAATTTACTGCAGCTTTTGTCAACAAGGAGGTGGTATTTTTCATG gCATCAGCTCTAATTACCTTCCCAGCAATGGGCGCTTGGATTTTTTACTCATCATACTTGAGCTAG